From a region of the Pseudoclavibacter endophyticus genome:
- the erm gene encoding 23S ribosomal RNA methyltransferase Erm: MPTMHGGRHEHGQNFLSDAATIRRVVDLVARTRGPILEIGPGRGALTFELERLGRPITAVEIDLRLARRLEQRVGPRVNIVAGDFLRWPLPTNPYVVVGNLPFHLTTAMLRKVLHAPGWTNAVLLVQWEVARRRAGVGGVTMMTAQWWPWMTFDLHGRVPARAFAPRPSVDGGLLAIARRQKPLVATTRGEEYRAFVHAVFQGRGRGVPDIARRAVTPDRRGAIDLWLSRERVAAGTLPRDLGAAQWAGLFHAARGELAGAPPATGAGRRRRGRSRWR, translated from the coding sequence TTGCCGACCATGCACGGCGGCCGTCACGAGCACGGCCAGAACTTTCTCTCAGACGCGGCGACCATCCGCCGAGTCGTCGACCTCGTCGCCCGAACGCGCGGTCCAATCCTCGAGATCGGCCCGGGCCGCGGCGCCCTGACCTTCGAGCTCGAACGGCTCGGGCGACCCATCACGGCCGTCGAGATCGACCTGCGCCTCGCCCGCCGGCTCGAACAGCGCGTCGGCCCCCGCGTGAATATCGTCGCCGGAGACTTCCTCCGCTGGCCCCTGCCGACGAACCCATATGTCGTCGTCGGCAATCTCCCGTTCCACCTCACGACGGCGATGCTCCGCAAGGTGCTGCACGCGCCCGGATGGACGAACGCCGTGCTGCTCGTGCAGTGGGAGGTCGCGCGCCGCCGGGCCGGCGTCGGTGGCGTCACGATGATGACGGCGCAATGGTGGCCGTGGATGACGTTTGACCTGCACGGGCGGGTGCCCGCGCGTGCGTTCGCGCCACGGCCCTCCGTCGACGGCGGGCTCCTCGCGATCGCGCGGCGGCAGAAGCCCCTCGTCGCGACCACGCGCGGCGAGGAGTACCGCGCCTTTGTCCACGCGGTCTTCCAGGGGCGGGGCCGCGGAGTCCCCGACATCGCGCGTCGCGCGGTGACGCCGGATCGACGCGGCGCCATCGACCTCTGGCTCTCCCGCGAGCGAGTCGCGGCCGGGACGCTGCCTCGCGACCTCGGCGCCGCGCAATGGGCGGGCCTTTTCCATGCAGCGCGCGGCGAGCTGGCCGGGGCGCCGCCCGCTACCGGGGCGGGGCGACGGCGACGAGGGCGGTCGCGATGGCGATGA